Proteins co-encoded in one Carassius gibelio isolate Cgi1373 ecotype wild population from Czech Republic chromosome A15, carGib1.2-hapl.c, whole genome shotgun sequence genomic window:
- the rabgef1l gene encoding RAB guanine nucleotide exchange factor (GEF) 1, like, translating to MDSRGERRGFSLQQSDLMCKKGCGFYGNAVWQGLCSRCWRQETQCSQAKQIEDDRALAERLQREEEAAYASSRQEEHPPPQSSRTHSVPIVKRLFTSAPKTPARTDAGAPQTPLSRSTSLGRQPSADRDHVTQHFIDFLKPFQRPGYDIFKQCHAFVENIAHKKVAVRGEDFSDSVQDFYQNISENLQTNFKGSPDVMDEVERYVMGRLYEQLFCPDHTDDEKKDLVIQKRIRALHWVSIEMLCVPVDEQIPKVSDSVERAITDLIDLDSRKVPREKLACVTRCSKHIMTAIQGSKKAAASADDFLPTLVYIVLRANPPRLHSNIQYITRYSNPSRLMSGEDGYYFTNLCCAVAFIEKLDAQSLNLSHEDFQLYMSGASSPSGPKAASSGHSSQNGFREERCAAEAQRDTDLIEWSDGQELSVLGLLEEPPAHTHTSDTFTIDSDNIGGDSLPPPLQPQKFTG from the exons ATGGACTCTCGGGGGGAGCGCAGGGGCTTCAGCCTCCAGCAGTCTGACCTGATGTGTAAGAAAGGATGCGGTTTCTACGGTAACGCTGTCTGGCAGGGCCTCTGCTCCAGATGCTGGCGTCAGGAGACCCAGTGCAGCCAAGCCAAACAGATCGAGGACGACAGAGCACTGGCCGAGAG gcTCCAGAGAGAGGAGGAAGCAGCGTACGCCAGCAGCCGTCAGGAGGAGCATCCTCCACCACAGTCCTCCAGAACACACAGCGTACCCATAGTGAAGAGACTGTTCACCTCCGCTCCCAAAACACCTGCCAGGACAG ATGCAGGAGCTCCACAGACGCCTCTGAGCCGGAGCACATCGCTCGGCCGACAGCCCAGTGCAGACCGTGATCACGTGACACAGCACTTCATTGACTTCCTGAAGCCCTTCCAGAGACCCGGATATGACATTTTTAAACAGTGCCATGCCTTCGTTGaaaatattgcacacaaaaaG GTGGCTGTACGTGGTGAGGACTTCTCAGACTCTGTGCAGGATTTCTATCAAAACATTTCAGAGAACTTACAGACAAACTTTAAAG GGTCTCCAGATGTGATGGATGAGGTGGAGCGCTATGTGATGGGCCGTCTGTATGAGCAGCTCTTCTGCCCTGACCACACCGATGATGAGAAGAAAGACCTGGTCATCCAGAAGAGAATCAG ggctcTGCACTGGGTCTCCATTGAGATGCTGTGTGTTCCTGTAGACGAGCAGATCCCTAAAGTATCAGACAGTGTGGAGAGAGCCATAACAG acCTGATCGACTTGGACTCTAGAAAGGTTCCCCGGGAGAAGCTGGCGTGTGTCACCCGGTGTAGTAAACACATCATGACGGCCATCCAGGGCAGTAAGAAAGCTGCCGCCTCTGCTGACGACTTCCTGCCCACCCTCGTCTACATCGTGCTGAGAGCCAATCCTCCTCGATTACACTCCAACATCCAGTACATCACTCGCTACAGCAACCCCAGCCGCCTCATGAGCGGAGAGGACGGATATTACTTCACCAACCTG TGCTGCGCCGTGGCGTTCATCGAGAAGCTTGATGCGCAGTCGCTGAACCTGAGTCATGAAGACTTCCAGCTCTACATGTCTGGTGCATCGTCTCCGTCGGGTCCCAAAGCCGCTTCGTCTGGCCACAGCTCACAGAACGGCTTTAGAGAGGAGCGCTGCGCAGCCGAGGCACAGCGGGATACAGACCTCATCGAGTGGAGCGACGGCCAGGAGCTCTCAGTGCTGGGCTTGTTAGAAGAGCCTcctgcacacactcacacctcAGACACATTCACTATTGACTCAGACAACATAGGGGGCGACAGCCTGCCTCCTCCATTACAGCCGCAGAAGTTCACTGGATAG
- the LOC128028677 gene encoding serine palmitoyltransferase small subunit B — protein sequence MDMKSMREFVCWLYYQYLLITGIYVLEPWEKSIFNTVLCTMVAMVIYTSYVFVPIHVRLALEFFSELVRGQPESTVALMNSP from the coding sequence ATGGATATGAAGAGCATGAGAGAGTTTGTGTGCTGGCTGTACTATCAGTACCTGCTCATCACAGGCATCTATGTGCTGGAGCCGTGGGAGAAGTCCATCTTCAACACTGTCCTCTGTACTATGGTGGCCATGGTCATTTACACCTCCTATGTGTTTGTACCTATCCACGTGCGGCTGGCGCTGGAGTTCTTCTCTGAGCTGGTCCGAGGGCAGCCCGAGAGCACAGTGGCCCTCATGAACTCACCATGA
- the LOC128028863 gene encoding inner ear-specific collagen-like: MSFERAIFITVIALTFITSCDPIKPTQRPKFQYTKKPPREVIQTTVYVGKPTVTARIVDYTKTRERFPAHVTKSTTVPADSYIDYPTDTTASPTTAKDNYTLDYNECYFNFCECCPPETGPQGYKGDIGLPGPPGEKGAPGPKGTPGPIGPKGSMGSKGDKGEKGDQGNTGFTGSPGIQGKAGMKGEMGIKGEKGAAGLPGFKGSKGEKGDPNLNVSRGDQGEPGKDGPPGPQGMTGDKGEKGDRGECGLLGERGQKGEPGDPGPPGVRGDPGPSGQHGMHGTPGITGERGEPGVPGAKGEPGARGPAGVKGIRGLRGMKGDRGPQGKRGDRGLRGLKGSMGQNGSRLRSAFSVGLYPSKSFPPSGFPVRFDKVFYNGENHYDIVTSKFNCTYSGVYVFSYQITVRNKPLRASLVVNGVRKVRSRDTLQGQDIDQASNLVILKLDVGDQVWVETLRDWNGVYSSSEDDSTFSGFLLYPD, translated from the exons ATGTCTTTTGAACGTGCAATATTCATAACGGTAATAGCACTGACCTTTATAACCTCGTGTGACCCAATCAAGCCCACTCAGCGGCCGAAGTTCCAGTACACCAAGAAACCCCCCCGAGAGGTGATCCAAACTACTGTATATGTAGGCAAGCCTACGGTCACAGCACGGATTGTGGACTACACCAAAACAAGAGAGCGCTTCCCTGCACATGTCACAAAGAGCACTACAGTTCCTGCTGACAGCTATATAGACTACCCTACAGACACCACCGCATCTCCCACCACGGCCAAAGACAACTACACGCTAGACTACAATGAATGCTACTTCAACTTCTGTGAGTGCTGCCCTCCAGAGACAGGCCCACAAGGCTACAAAGGAGATATAGGACTGCCAG GCCCACCTGGAGAAAAGGGAGCACCTGGACCCAAAGGTACGCCGGGCCCAATAGGGCCAAAGGGCTCTATGGGATCTAAAGGAGATAAAG GAGAGAAAGGTGATCAAGGAAACACAGGATTCACTGGATCTCCAGGCATCCAGGGAAAGGCTGGAATGAAAG GTGAGATGGGTATTAAAGGTGAGAAGGGTGCAGCTGGATTGCCAGGATTCAAAGGTTCGAAAGGAGAAAAAGGAGATCCAAATTTGAATGTGTCAAGGGGTGACCAGGGAGAGCCAGGCAAAGATGGACCACCAGGACCCCAAGGCATGACTGGTGACAAGGGTGAAAAGGGTGATAGAGGAGAGTGCGGTTTACTTGGAGAGAGGGGCCAGAAAGGTGAGCCAGGTGATCCTGGACCTCCAGGTGTGCGTGGAGACCCTGGTCCATCTGGACAACACGGCATGCACGGGACTCCAGGAATCACCGGTGAACGCGGGGAACCAGGAGTTCCTGGAGCTAAGGGTGAACCAGGAGCACGGGGACCAGCAGGAGTCAAAGGTATACGAGGTCTGAGGGGAATGAAGGGTGACCGTGGGCCCCAAGGGAAACGTGGAGACCGAGGGCTACGGGGACTGAAGGGCTCTATGGGTCAAAATGGATCGAGACTACGGTCTGCTTTCAGTGTTGGTCTATATCCAAGCAAGTCTTTCCCTCCATCAGGATTTCCAGTTCGCTTTGACAAGGTTTTCTACAATGGAGAAAACCATTACGACATAGTCACAAGCAAGTTCAACTGCACCTACTCAGGAGTTTATGTGTTCTCCTACCAGATCACGGTGAGAAACAAGCCCCTGCGTGCTTCTCTGGTGGTGAATGGAGTGCGTAAGGTGCGTTCGAGAGACACCCTACAGGGTCAAGACATTGACCAGGCATCCAATCTGGTGATCCTGAAGCTGGATGTGGGAGACCAGGTGTGGGTAGAGACGCTGAGAGACTGGAACGGTGTCTACTCCAGCAGCGAGGATGACAGCACCTTCTCTGGGTTCTTGCTCTATCCTGATTAA